The following are encoded together in the Candidatus Margulisiibacteriota bacterium genome:
- the pheT gene encoding phenylalanine--tRNA ligase subunit beta: MRVPIEWLKELISFRASADQLAEMMTMAGLETTVQPNEVLEIDILPNRADCWSVRGIAREVSALTKFKVHKAKAKVKETGRSIKDAVKVEVRDKDLCPRYMARVIENVKLGESPEWLKKRLELAGMRAINNVVDVTNYLMLELGQPMHAFDANLVKDKFIIVRRANPGEKVVTLDGKEHELPSDVLVIADPDKTIAVAGTMGCANTEVTNATKTVILESAYFNSVSVNRTSKLLKTRTESSVRFAYGVDWEAVEEALDRGAALIAELGRGDVLKGKIDSIGQAMKPKVIELRPERVNAILGADITEGDMISILKRLGFEVKKAEGKKLKVEIPLFRAMDIEREIDLVEEIARIWGFNRIEPTLPNTSFPGKEVERFDPFLAKVREILTGEGLDEVQSYSLIGPRELAQIGYPADQTVKVSNPLTVEQSVLRPLLLPGMLNVLKHNQNRQVENVMIFEIGRVFKPSKEKLPLEGWRVTGLLCGRPFMSALDKGEVDYFFVKGVVENLLAGLGIEMPAIAPSEHALLQPGKGAELAGIGQFGALHPDIARRAELTKPVFFFAFDLDALFKLKPAEARYQPLPKYPAVDRDISMFIPAGVSNQQIVEMVEAIGGELVEAVYPFDKFNESIAYRIIYRHPERTLTEEAVNARHQLVIKELTSTLNVRIRM, from the coding sequence ATGAGAGTACCAATAGAGTGGCTAAAAGAGCTGATCAGTTTTCGCGCCAGTGCCGACCAACTGGCGGAAATGATGACGATGGCCGGCCTGGAGACGACCGTCCAGCCGAACGAGGTCCTCGAGATCGATATCCTCCCTAACCGGGCCGACTGCTGGAGCGTCCGTGGGATTGCCCGCGAAGTTTCGGCTTTGACTAAATTCAAGGTCCATAAGGCCAAAGCCAAAGTTAAAGAAACTGGCCGGTCGATCAAGGACGCGGTCAAAGTTGAAGTGCGCGATAAGGATCTCTGTCCCCGCTATATGGCGCGAGTGATCGAGAACGTTAAGCTCGGCGAATCGCCCGAATGGCTGAAAAAAAGGTTGGAGCTGGCCGGGATGCGGGCGATCAATAATGTCGTCGATGTGACCAATTATCTAATGCTCGAGCTCGGCCAGCCGATGCACGCCTTTGACGCCAACCTGGTCAAAGATAAGTTCATTATCGTTCGCCGGGCCAATCCGGGCGAAAAAGTTGTGACGCTGGACGGGAAAGAACACGAACTGCCGAGCGACGTGCTGGTCATCGCCGACCCGGATAAAACGATCGCAGTCGCCGGAACGATGGGCTGTGCCAATACCGAGGTAACTAACGCGACCAAAACGGTCATCCTTGAATCGGCTTACTTTAATTCCGTCTCCGTTAACCGGACATCCAAATTACTCAAGACCAGGACCGAGTCGTCCGTTCGTTTCGCTTACGGAGTTGACTGGGAGGCGGTGGAAGAGGCGCTCGATCGGGGTGCGGCGCTGATCGCCGAGCTGGGCCGGGGCGATGTCCTCAAAGGTAAGATCGATTCGATCGGCCAGGCGATGAAACCAAAAGTTATCGAATTGCGTCCCGAGCGGGTGAACGCCATCCTGGGGGCGGATATTACGGAAGGCGACATGATCAGCATCCTGAAACGGCTCGGTTTTGAGGTCAAGAAAGCTGAAGGCAAAAAACTAAAAGTCGAGATCCCGTTATTCCGGGCGATGGATATTGAGCGGGAGATCGACCTGGTGGAAGAGATCGCGCGGATCTGGGGCTTTAACCGGATCGAACCGACCCTTCCCAACACTTCTTTTCCTGGCAAAGAGGTCGAGCGTTTCGACCCGTTCCTCGCTAAGGTCAGGGAAATACTGACCGGGGAAGGGTTGGATGAGGTCCAAAGCTACAGCCTGATCGGCCCGCGGGAACTGGCCCAGATCGGCTATCCGGCTGATCAAACGGTCAAAGTGTCCAATCCCCTGACTGTTGAGCAGTCGGTCCTCCGGCCGTTGCTTTTGCCCGGAATGCTTAATGTCCTGAAGCATAACCAGAACCGGCAGGTCGAGAATGTCATGATCTTTGAAATAGGGCGGGTCTTTAAACCGTCCAAAGAGAAACTGCCGCTGGAAGGGTGGCGGGTAACCGGACTCCTGTGCGGACGGCCTTTCATGTCGGCTCTGGACAAAGGTGAGGTCGATTATTTCTTTGTTAAAGGGGTCGTCGAGAACCTTCTGGCCGGTCTCGGTATAGAAATGCCGGCGATCGCTCCGTCCGAACACGCGCTGCTCCAACCGGGGAAGGGGGCGGAACTGGCTGGGATCGGTCAGTTCGGAGCGCTTCATCCCGACATCGCGCGAAGAGCTGAATTGACCAAACCGGTTTTTTTCTTTGCCTTTGACCTCGACGCTCTGTTTAAATTAAAACCGGCCGAGGCCCGTTACCAGCCGTTGCCGAAATACCCAGCCGTCGATCGCGACATCTCGATGTTCATCCCGGCCGGCGTTTCGAACCAGCAGATCGTTGAGATGGTCGAGGCGATCGGAGGAGAGCTGGTCGAGGCGGTCTATCCCTTTGACAAGTTCAACGAGAGCATCGCTTACCGGATAATTTATCGTCACCCGGAGCGAACACTGACCGAAGAAGCGGTCAATGCCCGCCACCAGCTCGTTATTAAAGAACTGACCTCGACCCTCAACGTTCGGATAAGGATGTGA